One part of the Candidatus Saccharimonadales bacterium genome encodes these proteins:
- a CDS encoding AbrB/MazE/SpoVT family DNA-binding domain-containing protein, with product MTNECSFYGSATVGTKGQIVIPQEAREALNIQTGDKLIIIGLKDRGMLGVCPVSSFETFINQATTRLETIKTAVEQSKKEN from the coding sequence ATGACAAATGAATGCTCATTTTATGGTTCAGCAACAGTTGGAACAAAAGGCCAAATCGTGATTCCACAAGAAGCACGCGAAGCACTAAACATCCAAACTGGCGACAAGCTGATTATAATTGGTTTAAAAGACCGAGGTATGTTAGGTGTGTGCCCCGTTAGCAGCTTTGAGACATTCATAAATCAAGCAACGACCAGATTAGAAACAATTAAAACAGCAGTTGAGCAAAGCAAAAAGGAAAACTAA
- a CDS encoding MDR family MFS transporter — translation MLQHLEQKQKIIIMAAVMTGMFLAALDQTIVGTALPKILSEFNALKELSWVVTAYLLASTIAVPIAGKLSDLYGRRKLLLSGVIIFVVASLLCGISQNIEQLIALRALQGIGGGILFANAFTVIGDLFNMRERGKWQGIIGAVFGLSSLVGPLLGGYLTDGNPFLWFTTDWRWAFFINVPLGAIAFALIARYLPTFVNKAKKVVIDYLGAVLLSLSLGCLVLACSLGGTEGWAWNSLQTIGLFVGAAVTGGLFIWAEKKAKEPIIPLHLFANKTFALVCVLMLLFGMAFFGAIIYIPTFAQQILNFSATNSGIILLPMIVSLTAGSIVVGQIVNKTGKYKVFVIGGLALATIGVWTLSTLTAASGYWDLLWRMTLTGVGLGMSMPLFNLIAQNSAEQKDLGVASSAVQLFRNIGSTVGLAILGGVMNNALTQKLSNIQNEPFVAIANQSGFGEMFKNFDINAVQGVLNSQAIITGNFAELPEPIRQAAASAFSSFVTTLQTALAGSITQIFVISAVVMAVAAIISLFIKESPFKNHDELPPIEPA, via the coding sequence ATGTTACAACATCTTGAACAAAAGCAAAAGATAATTATTATGGCCGCAGTAATGACCGGCATGTTTTTGGCGGCGCTTGACCAAACAATTGTTGGCACCGCCCTACCAAAGATTTTAAGCGAATTTAACGCCCTCAAAGAGCTTAGCTGGGTTGTCACTGCTTATTTATTAGCTTCTACGATCGCCGTGCCAATCGCCGGAAAACTATCAGACTTATACGGTCGTCGCAAGCTCTTACTAAGTGGCGTAATTATCTTTGTAGTTGCAAGTTTACTTTGTGGGATTTCACAAAACATTGAACAGCTAATCGCTCTCCGAGCTCTGCAAGGTATCGGTGGTGGTATTTTATTTGCTAATGCATTCACCGTGATCGGCGACTTATTTAACATGCGCGAACGCGGCAAGTGGCAGGGAATTATCGGGGCCGTATTCGGTTTATCGTCTTTAGTTGGTCCGCTTTTGGGTGGATACCTAACAGATGGCAATCCATTTTTGTGGTTTACAACCGACTGGCGATGGGCTTTCTTTATCAACGTTCCACTTGGCGCGATCGCTTTTGCCTTGATCGCAAGATACCTGCCAACTTTTGTGAACAAAGCTAAAAAAGTTGTAATTGATTACTTAGGTGCAGTTTTACTTAGCCTTTCGCTTGGCTGTTTAGTACTCGCTTGTTCACTGGGCGGAACAGAAGGCTGGGCTTGGAATTCCTTGCAAACAATCGGCTTATTCGTAGGAGCAGCGGTAACTGGTGGCCTGTTTATTTGGGCAGAAAAAAAGGCCAAGGAGCCGATTATCCCGTTGCACCTTTTTGCTAACAAAACTTTTGCCCTAGTTTGTGTTTTGATGCTGTTATTTGGAATGGCATTCTTTGGTGCAATCATTTACATTCCAACCTTCGCGCAGCAAATCTTGAATTTTAGCGCTACAAATTCCGGAATAATTTTACTCCCAATGATCGTGTCTTTGACTGCCGGCAGCATTGTCGTAGGTCAAATTGTTAACAAAACTGGTAAGTATAAGGTGTTTGTTATTGGTGGGTTGGCACTCGCAACTATCGGCGTTTGGACTTTATCTACCCTAACGGCTGCTAGTGGTTATTGGGATCTGTTATGGCGAATGACTTTGACTGGTGTTGGCCTTGGTATGTCGATGCCCCTCTTCAACTTAATCGCACAAAATTCCGCCGAACAAAAAGATTTAGGCGTGGCTAGTAGTGCCGTTCAGCTATTCCGCAATATAGGTAGCACTGTAGGTTTAGCAATTTTAGGTGGAGTTATGAACAACGCGCTAACTCAAAAACTTAGCAATATTCAAAATGAGCCGTTCGTAGCCATTGCCAACCAAAGTGGATTCGGCGAGATGTTCAAGAACTTTGATATAAACGCCGTTCAGGGCGTACTAAATTCACAGGCGATTATTACTGGCAACTTTGCCGAACTACCAGAGCCGATTCGTCAAGCCGCCGCAAGCGCCTTCTCGAGCTTCGTAACTACCTTGCAAACTGCGCTTGCCGGATCAATCACTCAGATCTTTGTGATTTCGGCAGTAGTGATGGCGGTCGCAGCCATAATCAGCTTGTTTATTAAAGAGTCCCCTTTTAAAAACCACGACGAACTACCTCCCATTGAACCGGCGTAG